One Bufo gargarizans isolate SCDJY-AF-19 chromosome 3, ASM1485885v1, whole genome shotgun sequence DNA segment encodes these proteins:
- the F7 gene encoding coagulation factor VII, which translates to MGLEEKKMRCFWVFVMFMPLLTFAVFIQSKEANTVLRSRTRRANSIFEEFKTGSLERECHEEICSYEEAREIFKDDRRTKEFWRIYTDVNQCLSNPCNNGGTCYDEYQSYMCLCPEGYEGRNCETNRNDTLKCEYENGECEQLCHDTATIRNCSCMEGYALAEDGTSCIPTVEYPCGQIPVLRKKKTKGRIVGGEECPKGECPWQARLVLGRTICGGSLIAPNWVVTAAHCVKPALVNKLIVILGDHKISVDEGTEQERKVVQIIMHEKYVGIKTNNDNDIALLRLNSTVNYTDYVVPLCLPDNQFAINQLLHQSSFSVVSGWGRLLEGGATPDTLRRVVLPRVMTQECIEKTKLNITANMFCAGFTDGSKDSCKGDSGGPYATRYKETYYLTGIVSWGLGCAKKESYGVYTRVSKYRDWMMENMKQDSN; encoded by the exons ATGGGGTTAGAAGAAAAGAAAATGAGATGTTTCTGGGTTTTTGTAATGTTTATGCCTCTCCTAACCTTTGCTG TTTTCATACAGTCTAAAGAGGCCAATACTGTGCTGAGGAGTCGCACAAGGAGAGCTAACAGTATATTCGAGGAGTTCAAAACAGGATCTCTGGAACGAGAGTGCCATGAAGAAATATGTTCTTATGAGGAAGCCAGGGAAATCTTTAAGGATGACAGACGTACG aaAGAATTTTGGAGGATATACACAG ATGTGAACCAATGCCTTTCCAATCCTTGTAATAATGGTGGAACCTGCTATGATGAGTATCAGTCATATATGTGTCTGTGTCCTGAGGGATACGAGGGCAGAAACTGTGAAACAA ATAGAAATgacacactgaagtgtgaatatgAGAATGGAGAGTGTGAGCAATTATGTCATGATACAGCCACAATACGAAACTGCTCATGTATGGAGGGGTATGCTCTAGCAGAAGATGGTACATCATGCATCCCTACAG TGGAATATCCATGTGGACAGATACCAGTTttgagaaagaaaaaaacaaaaggtCGAATCGTTGGAGGTGAAGAGTGTCCAAAAGGAGAGTGTCCCTGGCAG GCTAGATTGGTCTTAGGCAGAACAATCTGTGGTGGATCATTAATTGCACCAAACTGGGTAGTCACCGCCGCTCACTGTGTAAAACCTGCTCTAGTAAACAAACTGATAGTCATACTCG GTGATCACAAGATCAGTGTAGATGAAGGAACTGAACAAGAGCGCAAAGTTGTTCAAATCATAATGCATGAAAAGTATGTTGGGATTAAAACAAACAATGATAATGACATAGCTCTCCTCCGACTGAACAGTACAGTAAACTACACCGACTACGTGGTTCCCCTATGCCTGCCTGACAACCAGTTTGCTATAAATCAACTGCTGCACCAAAGCTCTTTTTCCGTTGTCAGCGGTTGGGGTCGCCTTCTAGAAGGTGGGGCTACTCCTGACACACTAAGGAGGGTAGTTCTGCCTCGAGTGATGACTCAAGAATGTATAGAGAAGACAAAGTTGAATATCACTGCCAATATGTTTTGCGCAGGCTTCACTGATGGCAGCAAGGATTCCTGTAAGGGCGACAGTGGTGGTCCCTATGCCACAAGATATAAAGAAACCTATTACCTCACTGGTATTGTCAGCTGGGGCTTGGGTTGTGCCAAAAAAGAATCATACGGTGTGTATACAAGAGTATCTAAATATAGAGATTGGATGATGGAGAACATGAAGCAAGATTCCAATTAA